CGTTTTGCGGGCGGATAAAATCGGGGAGGAGTTTGGCGTTCAGTATATTATCAAAAGCGCCGGTGACGAATACCAGCGGCTCGACGAGATAAAAGCGACGGGGGGCTCGCTGATTGTGCCGCTGAATTTTCCGCAGGCATACGACGTAGAGGACGCCTGGGATGCCGACAACGTAACGCTGGCCGAAATGAAGCACTGGGAAATGGCACCGGCCAATCCGGGGATGCTCGCCAAAGCCGGGGTGCCGTTCGCGCTGACGACCGCCAACCTGCGCAACAAAACCGATTTCTGGTCCAACCTGCGCAAAGCCATCGAATACGGGTTGACCGAACAACAGGCGCTGACGGCCTTGACCACCACGCCCGCGCAACTGCTCAAGATCGACAACGAAGTCGGGAGCCTGAAACCGGGGCTGCTGGCGAATTTTCTGGTTACGTCCGACAACCTGTTCAGCGCCGACAACGTCATTCTGGAAAACTGGGTGCGGGGCAGACAGTACGTCTATCTGGATAAAAACGCCCCCGACTGGCGCGGAACCTACAACCTGACCATCGGCGACCGGAGCAACCTGAAGCTGAATATTACCGGAAAACCGGGTAAATTGGAATACCAGATTCTGGCCGACACCGCCAAGATTACGCCCAAAGTGGCGCTGGCGAACGACCTGATTTCGCTGCAAATTCAACTGAACAAGAAACAAGGGGGTACCACCCGACTGACGGGTTACCGTGAAGGAACGACTTTAAAAGGCGAGGGCGAACTGCCGGACGGAAAAGCCGTGAAGTGGTCGGCGACGCTGGCGCAACCCTTTACGGCTTCGGCCACAAAACCGGATACCGTAGCGACGGACCGGGCGAAGAAAACTGCTCCGGAATACGGCAAATTGCTGTACCCGTTCGTTGGGATGGGGAATCTGGAGAAACCCAAAGCGCAGACGCTGCTGATCCGGAACGCGACGGTCTGGACCAACGAAAAAGACGGTATTCTGACGAGCGCGGACGTGCTGGTGCAGAACGGGAAGATTGCGAAGGTGGGTAAAGGACTGGCAGCTCCGGCGGGGGCGCAGGTGGTCGACGGAACGGGAAAACACCTGACTAACGGAATTATTGACGAACACTCGCACATTGCGCTGTATTCGATTAATGAGGGCGGGCAATCCAGCTCGGCGGAGGTCCGGATGGGCGACGTGATCAATTCCGAAGACATTAACATCTACCGCCAACTGGCCGGGGGCGTCACGACCTCGCAATTGCTCCACGGTTCGGCTAACTCGATTGGCGGGCAGTCGGCGATTGTGAAACTGAAGTGGGGGGAAGCTCCGCAGGACCTGCTGGTGAAGGGCGCCGACGGGTTTATCAAGTTTGCGCTGGGCGAAAACGTCAAGCAGGCCAACTGGGGCGATGCGGTTCGGATCCGGTTTCCGCAAACCCGGATGGGCGTGGAGCAGGTTTACTTCGACCACTTCACCCGCGCCCGCGAGTACGACAACGCCTGGAAAGCCTACAATTCGATGAGTGCGAAGGAAAAAGCCAAAGCCGTGCCGCCCCGCCGGGATGTA
This Larkinella insperata DNA region includes the following protein-coding sequences:
- a CDS encoding amidohydrolase family protein, whose protein sequence is MRKLFLTGILAWGLAQAGWSQVTFPRNGVYDERPGLYAFTNATIIVDPKTTLEGATLLIRNGRIEAVGKTVSIPAGTVVADLKGKRIYPALVDIESDYGMPALQRNAPGGGRGAPQYDSNKKGAYNWNQAIQPEVDAGAIFKANVQQANELRRLGFGAVVTHPHDGIARGNSVLVTLADDRENNVVIRDRVSAHYSFSKGTSTQTYPNSPMGAVALLRQTYYDADWYKKAGKTVESNLSLEAFNQLQSLPSVFEVPDRLGVLRADKIGEEFGVQYIIKSAGDEYQRLDEIKATGGSLIVPLNFPQAYDVEDAWDADNVTLAEMKHWEMAPANPGMLAKAGVPFALTTANLRNKTDFWSNLRKAIEYGLTEQQALTALTTTPAQLLKIDNEVGSLKPGLLANFLVTSDNLFSADNVILENWVRGRQYVYLDKNAPDWRGTYNLTIGDRSNLKLNITGKPGKLEYQILADTAKITPKVALANDLISLQIQLNKKQGGTTRLTGYREGTTLKGEGELPDGKAVKWSATLAQPFTASATKPDTVATDRAKKTAPEYGKLLYPFVGMGNLEKPKAQTLLIRNATVWTNEKDGILTSADVLVQNGKIAKVGKGLAAPAGAQVVDGTGKHLTNGIIDEHSHIALYSINEGGQSSSAEVRMGDVINSEDINIYRQLAGGVTTSQLLHGSANSIGGQSAIVKLKWGEAPQDLLVKGADGFIKFALGENVKQANWGDAVRIRFPQTRMGVEQVYFDHFTRAREYDNAWKAYNSMSAKEKAKAVPPRRDVELDALAEILNKKRFITCHSYVQSEINMLMKVADSLGFKVNTFTHILEGYKVADKMAKHGVGGSTFADWWAYKMEVKDAIPYNAALMARAGVVVSINSDDAEMARRLNQEAAKAVEYGGISEEEAWKMVTLNPAKLLHLDNRLGSIRSGKDADLVLWNNNPLAVYARPEKTIIDGTIYFDAQDDDRKRDDLQKERARLIQKMLTAKAGGAQTQRPTFRRQRMWHCEDVEGVMAEGEEQTEQGK